Proteins encoded by one window of Salmonirosea aquatica:
- a CDS encoding deoxycytidylate deaminase, protein MSITNPKPNFDDIYMELAKNLAKRSHCIKAQVGAVLVKDTRIISIGYNGPPSGTHNCDEEFPETGCPRDSKGSCSLALHAEQNAILYAVKNGSNIEGATLYVTLAPCIACARVIYTMKISKVIFLDSYAAYKGIGVEEGAEFLKTFGVEVEQYGMGTGGLVL, encoded by the coding sequence ATGTCCATAACGAATCCCAAGCCGAATTTTGATGACATCTACATGGAATTGGCAAAAAATTTGGCCAAAAGATCACATTGCATCAAGGCGCAAGTAGGAGCGGTGCTAGTCAAGGATACCCGCATCATCTCGATTGGCTATAATGGCCCACCTTCGGGTACCCACAACTGCGATGAGGAATTTCCTGAAACAGGCTGCCCGCGTGATTCAAAAGGTAGCTGCTCGCTGGCCTTACACGCCGAACAGAATGCGATATTATACGCTGTCAAAAATGGATCGAACATAGAAGGGGCTACCCTATACGTCACATTGGCGCCATGCATTGCCTGTGCACGGGTGATATATACCATGAAAATCAGCAAAGTGATTTTTCTTGATTCCTATGCAGCCTACAAAGGCATTGGTGTAGAGGAAGGAGCGGAGTTTCTTAAAACCTTTGGGGTGGAAGTGG
- a CDS encoding DUF922 domain-containing protein: MIIPKNPLKGTYLAVMASIWCWVLALTPGLGQPASSGLIFKKEKIALANARSFYILDVADKRKMKPNQLGTVVLYGTAVPLLLNQPLERELFEHWSSSLRPKTEESLPLEIQLDEVSVSERKIAPNKISGEMKVKITFQWTRAATTVFLTGYSTASTYTRPETSYDHEAALRRLLDGAIRNFDQWIGLNENKNPLLARGVKLVFENLNQGEQSDTVFYDPARKLTWDDFQGNSNRPGSKYAAAVFSSLSYEGSSKMAGKYLQATIGLKVFMVKSMSWGRSEARNSSTLAHEQTHFNITRLMAERFRERLKTMDLTIEDYDSQIQYEFLEIFREMNKEQEKYDAESHHGLNTSVQDEWNRKVQAEITRLYQGS, encoded by the coding sequence ATGATCATTCCAAAAAACCCATTGAAAGGTACCTACCTCGCTGTAATGGCAAGCATCTGGTGTTGGGTGTTAGCTCTCACTCCCGGTTTGGGGCAACCTGCCTCATCAGGTCTGATTTTTAAAAAAGAAAAAATAGCACTAGCCAACGCCAGATCTTTTTATATCCTCGATGTGGCGGACAAGCGAAAAATGAAACCCAATCAGTTAGGTACGGTGGTACTGTATGGAACCGCTGTACCACTTTTACTGAACCAACCTCTTGAACGCGAACTTTTTGAGCACTGGTCATCCTCCCTGCGCCCTAAAACTGAAGAAAGTCTCCCCCTGGAAATTCAATTGGATGAAGTTTCGGTCAGCGAACGAAAAATTGCCCCTAACAAAATTTCGGGTGAGATGAAGGTCAAGATCACTTTCCAGTGGACGCGAGCAGCGACAACCGTTTTTCTGACGGGCTATTCCACGGCAAGTACCTACACCCGCCCCGAAACTTCCTACGACCACGAGGCAGCTCTACGCCGACTTCTTGACGGAGCGATCCGAAATTTCGACCAATGGATAGGGCTAAATGAGAATAAAAATCCGTTGCTGGCCCGGGGCGTCAAGCTGGTATTTGAAAACTTAAACCAGGGAGAACAATCCGATACCGTCTTTTATGACCCGGCTCGAAAACTGACATGGGACGATTTTCAGGGCAATTCAAACCGACCGGGCAGTAAATATGCCGCAGCGGTATTTTCAAGCCTATCTTACGAAGGAAGCTCCAAAATGGCCGGTAAATACCTTCAGGCAACGATTGGACTGAAAGTATTTATGGTGAAAAGCATGTCCTGGGGACGCTCGGAAGCCCGTAATTCCAGCACCTTGGCACATGAACAGACCCATTTCAACATTACCCGTCTCATGGCGGAACGTTTCCGGGAACGCCTGAAAACAATGGATCTGACCATCGAAGATTACGACAGCCAGATCCAGTATGAGTTTTTAGAAATTTTCCGGGAAATGAACAAGGAACAGGAAAAGTACGATGCCGAGTCACACCATGGGCTCAACACTTCAGTCCAGGACGAATGGAACCGGAAGGTACAGGCCGAAATAACACGGCTCTATCAGGGTAGCTAA